A segment of the Prochlorococcus sp. RS04 genome:
AACAAATATTTGTTTGATTAAAGATAGCAAACTTCGTTTATCTATATCTTCATCAGCTTATCCCGCGATTGGAGTTAATCCTGGATTTGGGGAGGAAAATGTTGGAGCGCCTTCAGCAAATCATAGAGTTATTACTCTAAGTTTTAGCCTTAATAAAACATTTATGAAAATGAACCCTTTTTTTTATAAATAATTATTTTTTTGGTTAATCATTTGATATTATTAATCCTTAATATCTACCAGTCATGATCGAGACAATTCAAGCAGACTGGATTAAATCAGAAGCCATCAACCTAGAAAATTGTTGCAATGATAATCCATTAAAAATATTAGGTCCTCATTTTTATCAAGAACAATGGGTAATAAGGGTATGGATGCCTGAAGCCGACGAAGTCAAAATAAATTTTAAAAACAATACCTATAAGGCGGAAAGCATAAACCATAAATGGCTTTTTGAAGCTATCCTGCCTGAAAATCCAAATTATAATTACGAAATAAATATTTCAAGAGGAGGGATCACACATACACAACATGACCCTTGGTCATATACAGAAGAGTGGATGGGAGAAGTTGATAGACATCTTTTTGCAGAAGGTAACCATCATCATATTTGGGAAAAAATGGGAGCACATCTCATTGAAGAAAAAAACCAAAAAGGAGTCATGTTTTGCATTTGGGCTCCAAATGCAAAATCAATCTCAATAATTGGAGATATAAATTCTTGGGATGGAAGACATCATCCAATGCAAAAAAGATTAGGAGGAATTTGGGAACTATTCATGCCAACAATGCAAGAGGGCGACACATATAAATACGAAATAAGAACTCAACAAGGTCATATTTATGAGAAAGCTGATCCATATGGTTTCCTTCATGAAATCAGGCCTCAAAATGGTTCAATAGTTTCAAAATTGAAAAACTTTAATTGGAATGATAGTTCATGGATTTCAAATAGAGATTCTTCTAGTCAAATAAACAAGCCAATTTCAGTTTATGAAATGCATTTAGGAAGTTGGCTCCATGAATCAATAGATAATAAATACCTGGAGGACAATGGTAAACCAAGAGACCCAGTGCCTGCAGCCGATTTAAAACCTGGAACAAGATTATTAACTTATCCAGAATTAACCAATAAACTCATCTCTTACGTAAAAGAGAGAGGATTCACTCATATTGAACTAATGCCAATATCTGAACATCCTTTCGATGGTTCATGGGGATATCAAGTTACAGGCTGGTATGCACCAACAAGTAGATTTGGCACCCCAAATGAATTTAGAGAGTTTGTAAATAAATGTCATGAAGAGGGCATAGGCGTCATTCTTGATTGGGTACCTGGTCATTTTCCAAAAGATAAGCATGGTTTAGCATTTTTTGATGGTTGCCATCTTTATGAACATGGAGATTCACGAATAGGTGAACACAAAGAATGGGGAACACTGATATTTAATTACAGCAGAAACGAAGTAAGGAATTTCTTAGTAGCGAATCTCGTTTATTGGTTTGAAGAGTTTCATATTGATGGCATAAGAGTAGATGCTGTAGCTTCAATGCTTTACAGAGATTACCTACGTCCGGATGGAGAATGGATACCCAATGAAAATGGTGGAAATGAAAATATAGAAGCCGTTAAATTTCTTCAACAGGCTAATCATGTTCTCTTCCAACACTTCCCAGGTGCACTTTCTATCGCTGAAGAATCAACAACTTGGCCAATGGTAACCAAACCAACTGACATGGGAGGGTTAGGGTTTAACTTGAAATGGAATATGGGATGGATGCACGATATGCTTGATTATTTTGAAATAGATCCTTGGTTTAGGCAATTCCATCAGAATAGTGTCACTTTCTCAATTACATATAACTATACAGAGAACTTTATGCTTGCACTTAGTCATGATGAAGTTGTCCATGGGAAAAGTCATCTTTTGCATAAAATGCCAGGAGATGACTGGAAGAAATATGCAAATACTCGAGCATTACTTACTTATATGTGGACTCACCCAGGCAAAAAAACGATATTTATGGGGATGGAATTTGGGCAAAGACAAGAATGGAATGTTTGGGATGATCTGCAATGGGAGTTACTAGAATTTGAGCCTCATAAAGGTATCAGAAACTTGATTGATGACCTAAACGTTCTTTATAAAAATGAACCTGCATTATGGAAAAATGACTTTGATCCTTATGGATTTCAATGGATTGATTGTAATGACAAATCTAATTCAGTTATAAGTTTCATGAGAAGAGAAAACGATACCAATGAGTGGCTTGTTGTAGTTGCCAACTTTACACCTAATACTCATGGGTCATACAAAGTAGGTGTTCCTTTGGAAGGATTCTATAAAGAAATATTTAATTCAGATGGGTCTAGATACGGGGGCAGTAACAAAGGAAATATGGGTGGTAATGAAACTATAAATTACAATATTCATGATTATCAAAATGCTCTAGAACTTGTGTTGCCCCCATTAAGCGTAAGTATCTTCAAACATCAATCAAAAAAATAAGAAGGCTCATTTAACTTAGTGCTTCATATAAATGTTCATATAACGCTTTTGCTCTGCTTTACATTGTAAGATTTTTAAGTTGGATTTTAATTTTTTTTTAAAAATATCGAATTGAAAAATGGGTCAAGATTTACCACTACTACTTTCTGCCGCCTTAGGTAAAAAAGTAAATAGGCCTCCAGTATGGATGATGAGGCAAGCAGGAAGATATATGAAAATCTATAGAGATTTAAGGGAGCGTTACCCAAGCTTTAGAGAGAGGTCTGAAAATCCAGAACTATCATATGAGATTTCAATGCAACCTTTTCATGCTTTCAAACCTGATGGAGTGATCCTTTTTTCAGATATTCTCACTCCTCTTCCAGGGATGGGCATAAATTTTGAAATAATTGAAAGTAAAGGTCCAATAATTGAGGACCCAATAAGAACTCTTAACCAAATAGAAAATTTAAAAGAATTAAATCCAAGTGAGAGTTTAAGTTTTGTTGGGCAAGTTCTTTCTTCACTAAAAAAAGATGTGAATAATGAGGCAACAGTTTTAGGTTTTGTTGGCGCACCTTGGACTCTTGCCGCATATGTAGTTGAAGGTAAAAGCAGTAAAAATTATTCTTTAATAAAATCAATGGCTTTTAAAGAACCAGATTTACTTCATAAACTTCTTGATCATTTTGCAAAATGCATTGGTGAATATCTTAAATATCAAATAAAATCTGGAGCGCAAGTAGTACAAATTTTTGATTCATGGGCTGGTCAACTAAGCCCACAAGATTACGATATCTTTGCTGGGCCGTATCAAAAAAAGGTTGTTGACATTGTAAAAGCGGAATACCCAGAAACACCAGTAATTCTTTACATATCAGGAAGTGCTGGTGTCATAGAAAGAATGGCAAAAACTGGAGTCGATATAATCTCATTAGATTGGACAGTAGATATTGAAGAGGCTTGTAAGAGAATCCCTAGCGGGATAGGAATTCAAGGTAATGTTGACCCAGGCATTTTATTCGGGAACAAAGAATCAATAAAAGAAAGGATAGATAATACTTTCAATAAAATTAAAGACAGAAAATATATTCTTAATTTGGGTCATGGGATTTTACCTGGGACTCCAGAAGAAAATGCTCAAACATTTTTTGAACATGGAAAAAAACTCACTTACTAGTCAAAGTCTTGGCATATAAAAACTTATTAATCACAGGTGCGAATGGATGTGTTGGCCAATATTTAGTTGATTGGTTTTTAAAAAACACAAAATTCAGGCTTTATCTAATGGTAAGAGACAAAAGTAAGTTGCCAATTTCTGTTCAAGAAAATAAAAAAGTCAAGTTAATGGTGTGTGATATCAGGGAATCATGTAAGTATAAAAAGGAAATTAGTCAAATTAATTACCTAATACACACTGCTACAGCTTGGGGAGATCCAAGAAGAGCCTATGAAGTAAACATTAAAGCTTTTGAAGAGTTACTTGAAATGCTTGATATTGAAAAGTTAGAAAAGATTATTTATTTTTCAACAGCTAGCATTCTTGATACCCAAACAGAATTAATGAGGGAATCATTGATTTATGGAACAGAGTATATTCAAACAAAATACGAATGTTTCCAGAGACTCAGAGAAAGCTCATTTGCTGAAAAAACTTTCGCTGTTTTCCCTACCTTGGTTTTTGGAGGAAATCTTGGGAAAAAAAGTAAATATCCCGTAAGTTATTTAACTAGTGGATTGAAAGAAATCGGGAAATGGCTTTGGTTAGCAAGATTTTTAAAACTCGATTCTAAATTTCACTTTATACACGCAAATGATATCGC
Coding sequences within it:
- the hemE gene encoding uroporphyrinogen decarboxylase, producing the protein MGQDLPLLLSAALGKKVNRPPVWMMRQAGRYMKIYRDLRERYPSFRERSENPELSYEISMQPFHAFKPDGVILFSDILTPLPGMGINFEIIESKGPIIEDPIRTLNQIENLKELNPSESLSFVGQVLSSLKKDVNNEATVLGFVGAPWTLAAYVVEGKSSKNYSLIKSMAFKEPDLLHKLLDHFAKCIGEYLKYQIKSGAQVVQIFDSWAGQLSPQDYDIFAGPYQKKVVDIVKAEYPETPVILYISGSAGVIERMAKTGVDIISLDWTVDIEEACKRIPSGIGIQGNVDPGILFGNKESIKERIDNTFNKIKDRKYILNLGHGILPGTPEENAQTFFEHGKKLTY
- a CDS encoding NAD-dependent epimerase/dehydratase family protein — translated: MAYKNLLITGANGCVGQYLVDWFLKNTKFRLYLMVRDKSKLPISVQENKKVKLMVCDIRESCKYKKEISQINYLIHTATAWGDPRRAYEVNIKAFEELLEMLDIEKLEKIIYFSTASILDTQTELMRESLIYGTEYIQTKYECFQRLRESSFAEKTFAVFPTLVFGGNLGKKSKYPVSYLTSGLKEIGKWLWLARFLKLDSKFHFIHANDIAQICGFLIKNHKEEQYKGFRKFVLGQKFISIDHAIITLLKRNNMRRYFAIPLTKKILKILLRILPIQTTPWDSFSIKKYDFNHVPITNPETFKLKSYAKSLNDILRLSKLPSCNNN
- the glgB gene encoding 1,4-alpha-glucan branching protein GlgB, with product MIETIQADWIKSEAINLENCCNDNPLKILGPHFYQEQWVIRVWMPEADEVKINFKNNTYKAESINHKWLFEAILPENPNYNYEINISRGGITHTQHDPWSYTEEWMGEVDRHLFAEGNHHHIWEKMGAHLIEEKNQKGVMFCIWAPNAKSISIIGDINSWDGRHHPMQKRLGGIWELFMPTMQEGDTYKYEIRTQQGHIYEKADPYGFLHEIRPQNGSIVSKLKNFNWNDSSWISNRDSSSQINKPISVYEMHLGSWLHESIDNKYLEDNGKPRDPVPAADLKPGTRLLTYPELTNKLISYVKERGFTHIELMPISEHPFDGSWGYQVTGWYAPTSRFGTPNEFREFVNKCHEEGIGVILDWVPGHFPKDKHGLAFFDGCHLYEHGDSRIGEHKEWGTLIFNYSRNEVRNFLVANLVYWFEEFHIDGIRVDAVASMLYRDYLRPDGEWIPNENGGNENIEAVKFLQQANHVLFQHFPGALSIAEESTTWPMVTKPTDMGGLGFNLKWNMGWMHDMLDYFEIDPWFRQFHQNSVTFSITYNYTENFMLALSHDEVVHGKSHLLHKMPGDDWKKYANTRALLTYMWTHPGKKTIFMGMEFGQRQEWNVWDDLQWELLEFEPHKGIRNLIDDLNVLYKNEPALWKNDFDPYGFQWIDCNDKSNSVISFMRRENDTNEWLVVVANFTPNTHGSYKVGVPLEGFYKEIFNSDGSRYGGSNKGNMGGNETINYNIHDYQNALELVLPPLSVSIFKHQSKK